The following are encoded in a window of Megalops cyprinoides isolate fMegCyp1 chromosome 16, fMegCyp1.pri, whole genome shotgun sequence genomic DNA:
- the LOC118791000 gene encoding FUN14 domain-containing protein 1-like, whose translation MAEKGTSKDEETFDVMDLAEYAKRQRWWNRVFGNNSRPIAEKYSVATQLAIGGVTGWCAGFLFKKVGKLAASAVGGGFFLLQVANHTGYIKVDWKRVEQDMNKAKKQLKLNAEKPPAEVRTKVDEVTAFVKRNIVLTGGFAGGFLIGLAS comes from the exons ATGGCCGAGAAAGGGACAA GCAAGGACGAGGAGACCTTTGATGTCATGGACTTGGCAGAATACGCCAAGAGACAACGATGGTGGAACCGTGTCTTTGGGAATAACTCCAGGCCAATCGCTGAGAAGTACTCGGTGGCTACACAACTTGCGATTGGTGGAGTGACAGGATG gtgTGCGGGGTTCCTGTTTAAAAAAGTTGGAAAGCTGGCCGCTTCAGCAGTGGGTGGGGGCTTCTTTCTGCTTCAG gtTGCTAACCACACAGGGTACATCAAGGTGGACTGGAAGAGGGTGGAGCAGGACATGAACAAGGCCAAAAAACAGCTGAAGCTGAATGCAGAGAAGCCCCCTGCTGAAGTGCGGACTAAAGTGGATGAG GTAACAGCATTTGTGAAGAGGAACATTGTTCTCACTGGAGGCTTTGCCGGGGGATTTCTCATTGGCCTTGCATCTTAG
- the LOC118791144 gene encoding amine oxidase [flavin-containing]-like yields MDKTQKPEAPKTDVIILGGGLSGLSAAKLLKESGLSVVVLEARDRVGGRTFTVTGPKFKYVDLGGAYIGPTQNGILRLARELGVKTYLVNEKERLVHYRKGKTYPFHGTFPPAWNPLVYLDYNNLWRTIDRMGREIPADAPWSSPHAEQWDNMTMRDFIDNVCWTRVAKDFARLFVNVNVTSEPHEVSALWFLWYVKQCGGVRRIFSTSNGGQERKFVGGSGQISERIAEQLKGRIKLNQPVVRLSQNDREVSVETITGDRYQGAYAISAIPPGLTMNIHYEPELPPVRNQLIQRVPMGSIIKCMMYYRSAFWREKGYCGTMMIEDEDSPISMTLDDTKPDGSCPCIMGFILARKARELIDLTRDERKQRICQIYAKVLGTPEALQPVHYEEKDWCGEQYSGGCYTAYYPPGTFRQFSRVLREPVGRLFFAGTETATKWSGYMDGAVQAGERAAREVLHAMGRIPASEIWKQDTESQEVPSQPITVSFAEEWLPSVPAFLSMLGVSTVLITAVGVALLKPNMRVHLFQ; encoded by the exons ATGGACAAAACGCAGAAGCCCGAAGCCCCGAAGACCGATGTGATCATTCTTGGGGGTGGACTATCAG GTCTGAGCGCAGCCAAGCTGCTAAAGGAGTCGGGTTTGTCTGTGGTGGTGCTGGAAGCTCGGGATCGGGTGGGGGGACGGACCTTCACCGTGAcc GGTCCTAAATTCAAGTATGTTGACCTTGGAGGTGCATATATTGGCCCAACCCAGAATGGCATCCTCAGACTTGCGAGAGAACTGGGGGTGAAGACTTACTTAGTGAATGAAAAGGAACGTCTTGTCCATTACAGGAAG GGTAAAACGTACCCCTTCCACGGAACTTTCCCACCCGCATGGAACCCCCTTGTGTACCTGGACTATAATAACCTGTGGAGGACCATTGACCGCatggggagggag ATCCCCGCTGATGCACCATGGTCCAGCCCACATGCTGAGCAGTGGGACAACATGACCATGAGAGATTTCATTGACAATGTCTGTTGGACAAG GGTGGCAAAGGACTTCGCCAGGCTGTTTGTCAATGTGAACGTGACATCAGAGCCTCATGAGGTGTCGGCGCTGTGGTTTCTGTGGTACGTGAAGCAGTGTGGAGGAGTACGAAGGATTTTTTCCACCTCGAATGGGGGACAG gAGAGGAAGTTCGTGGGCGGGTCTGGGCAGATCAGCGAACGAATAGCAGAACAACTGAAGGGCAGGATTAAGCTGAACCAGCCAGTAGTTCGGCTCTCTCAGAATGATCGGGAAGTTTCTGTAGAGACGATAACTGGAGACAGATATCAG GGGGCGTACGCCATCAGCGCAATTCCTCCGGGGCTCACCATGAACATCCATTACGAGCCAGAGCTGCCTCCAGTCAGGAACCAGCTGATCCAGAGAGTGCCCATGGGCTCCATCATCAAGTGCATGATGTACTACAGATCAGCATTTTGGCGGGAGAAAG GCTACTGCGGTACAATGATGATTGAGGACGAGGACTCTCCCATTTCTATGACACTGGATGACACCAAGCCCGATGGGTCCTGTCCCTGCATTATGGG GTTTATTTTGGCAAGGAAAGCCAGAGAGCTCATTGATCTGACCAGAGATGAGAG GAAGCAGCGAATCTGCCAGATATATGCAAAAGTGCTGGGCACTCCAGAGGCTCTTCAG CCCGTGCACTATGAGGAGAAGGACTGGTGTGGAGAGCAGTACTCTGGAGGCTGCTACACAGCCTATTATCCCCCGGGAACCTTTCGGCAATTCAGCAG AGTCCTGAGAGAGCCAGTCGGCAGGCTGTTCTTCGCCGGCACAGAGACGGCCACAAAATGGAGCGGGTACATGGATGGCGCGgtgcaggcaggagagagggcagcCAGGGAG GTGCTGCATGCCATGGGCCGAATTCCCGCCTCGGAAATCTGGAAGCAGGACACTGAGTCGCAG